From a region of the Cyprinus carpio isolate SPL01 chromosome A18, ASM1834038v1, whole genome shotgun sequence genome:
- the LOC122148622 gene encoding LOW QUALITY PROTEIN: protein FAM168A-like (The sequence of the model RefSeq protein was modified relative to this genomic sequence to represent the inferred CDS: deleted 1 base in 1 codon) gives MNPVYSPVQPGTPYGNPKNMAYAGYPGVYPTTAPTYTANLYQTGSPGYPPVLLVKQAWPQTASAPGPAEGSYDLAMDAGSESRQYQASSTAFRYTAGTPYKVPPTQNNGAPPPYSPSPNPYQTAMYPIRSAYPQQNLYAQGAYYTQPVYAAQPHVIHHTTVVQPNSIPSAIYPAPVPAPRSNGMAMGMVAGTTMAMSAGTLLTTPQHTQIGAHPVTVPTYRPQGTPGYSYVPPHW, from the exons ATGAACCCGGTGTACAGTCCAGTGCAGCCGGGAACCCCATACGGA AACCCCAAGAATATGGCATATGCAG GTTATCCAGGAGTTTACCCTACGACTGCCCCGACCTACACAGCCAACCTTTATCAGACAGGTAGCCCGGGATACCCACCAG TGCTGCTGGTGAAGCAGGCCTGGCCCCAGACGGCATCTGCTCCGGGGCCCGCAGAAGGCTCCTATGACCTGGCCATGGACGCTGGTTCAGAGAGCAGGCAGTACCAGGCCTCATCTACAGCATTCA GATATACTGCAGGAACACCTTATAAAGTGCCCCCTACTCAGAACAATGGAGCTCCTCCGCCCTATTCCCCATCTCCCAACCCCTACCAGACGGCCATGTACCCCATAAGAAGTGCCTATCCCCAGCAGAACCTCTATGCTCAG GGTGCTTATTACACACAGCCAGTGTACGCCGCCCAGCCTCATGTCATCCACCACACCACCGTGGTCCAGCCCAACAGCATCCCCTCCGCCATCTACCCCGCTCCTGTACCCGCACCCCGCTCCAACGGTATGGCCATGGGCATGGTGGCCGGGACAACGATGGCCATGTCTGCTG GAACACTGCTGACCACCCCTCAGCACACTCAGATTGGAGCACACCCCGTCACCGTGCCAACATACCGACCCCAAGGAACACCTGGGTACAGCTACGTGCCACCTCACTGGTAG